A genome region from Leifsonia sp. Root112D2 includes the following:
- a CDS encoding NAD(P)H-quinone dehydrogenase: MAYEFERKQRIAVLGGGPGGYEAAIAGAQLGADVTLVERTGVGGSAVITDVVPSKSLIATAEATNSIREATDLGVQFFSRTESGKAVRPDVAVNLAAVNKRLLGLARQQSEDMKSELIRSGVRIVTGEGRLDGSAALIVSTATGDSGTDFDRIEADTIVVSVGASPRILPSAQPDGERILTWTQLYDLPSVPEHLIVVGSGVTGAEFASAYTALGSKVTLISSRDQVLPGEDADAARVIENVFKRNGMTVLSKSRAESVVRNGDGVIATLSDGRTVEGSHCLMAVGSIPNTAGIGLEEAGVQLTDSGHIRVNRVARTSMPNIYAAGDCSDLLPLASVASMQGRAAIFHAMGDAVNPIEIRNVTSNIFTQPEIATVGWTQKQIEEGIAQGDIYKLPLKSNPRAKMLGLRDGFVKLFARTGSGTVIGGVIVAPKASELIFPLALAVEHRLTVDQVARAFTVYPSLTGSISEAARAMHIVL, from the coding sequence ATGGCCTATGAGTTCGAGCGCAAGCAACGTATCGCTGTACTCGGAGGCGGTCCCGGCGGATATGAGGCGGCCATCGCGGGCGCCCAGCTCGGGGCGGATGTCACGCTCGTCGAGCGCACCGGTGTCGGCGGCTCAGCGGTCATCACCGACGTCGTTCCGTCGAAGTCACTCATCGCCACCGCCGAGGCCACGAATTCGATTCGTGAGGCCACCGATCTTGGCGTGCAGTTCTTCAGCCGCACCGAGTCGGGCAAGGCGGTTCGTCCCGACGTGGCGGTCAACCTGGCCGCCGTGAACAAGCGGCTGCTCGGCCTCGCCCGCCAGCAGTCAGAAGACATGAAGTCCGAACTCATCCGCTCCGGCGTGCGCATCGTCACCGGTGAGGGACGCCTCGACGGCTCTGCAGCCCTCATCGTCTCCACCGCGACAGGCGACAGTGGAACCGATTTCGATCGCATCGAGGCCGACACGATCGTCGTCTCCGTGGGCGCGAGCCCGCGCATCCTGCCCTCTGCGCAACCCGACGGTGAGCGCATTCTCACCTGGACGCAGTTGTACGATCTGCCCTCCGTGCCCGAGCACCTCATCGTGGTTGGCTCGGGTGTCACCGGCGCGGAGTTCGCCTCGGCGTACACCGCTCTCGGCTCGAAGGTCACCCTCATCTCCAGCCGCGACCAGGTGCTGCCCGGTGAAGATGCGGATGCCGCGCGCGTCATCGAGAACGTCTTCAAGCGCAACGGCATGACGGTGTTGTCCAAGTCGCGCGCCGAATCGGTCGTGCGCAACGGTGACGGCGTGATTGCGACTCTCTCGGATGGTCGCACCGTCGAGGGCAGCCACTGTTTGATGGCCGTCGGGTCGATCCCGAACACGGCGGGCATCGGTCTTGAAGAAGCCGGGGTTCAGCTGACCGATTCCGGGCACATCCGGGTCAACCGGGTGGCGCGCACCTCGATGCCGAACATCTACGCCGCGGGGGACTGTTCCGATCTGCTGCCGCTGGCATCCGTGGCCTCGATGCAGGGTCGCGCGGCGATCTTCCATGCCATGGGCGACGCGGTGAACCCGATCGAGATTCGCAACGTCACCTCGAATATCTTCACCCAACCCGAGATCGCCACCGTCGGCTGGACGCAGAAGCAGATCGAAGAGGGCATCGCCCAGGGAGACATCTACAAGCTTCCGCTCAAGTCGAACCCGCGGGCCAAAATGCTGGGGTTGCGCGACGGATTCGTCAAACTCTTCGCGCGCACCGGTTCGGGTACCGTGATCGGCGGCGTCATCGTGGCGCCGAAGGCCAGCGAGCTCATCTTTCCGCTCGCGCTCGCGGTAGAGCACCGCCTCACGGTCGACCAGGTGGCGCGCGCGTTCACCGTGTACCCCTCGCTGACGGGCTCGATCTCCGAGGCCGCCCGCGCCATGCACATCGTTCTGTAG
- a CDS encoding purine-nucleoside phosphorylase, with product MSEITSNPLDAPGTDPFDVARQAAAQIAEKTGVERHDIALTLGSGWARAAELIGETVATIAATEVVGFGKPALVGHVGTLRSIALPNGKHALVIGARTHYYEGHGVRRVVHSVRTAAATGAQTMILTNGAGGIKEHWKPGTPVLISDHINLTADSPLEGATFIDLTDLYSSRLREIARGIDPSLDEGVYCQFRGPHYETPAEVQMAKSIGGHIVGMSTALEAIAARQAGMEVLGMSLITNLAAGIQKTPLSHAEVIEAGRTAEPVISALLAKIVEAL from the coding sequence ATGTCTGAGATCACGAGCAATCCGCTGGATGCGCCCGGCACCGATCCGTTCGATGTCGCCCGCCAGGCGGCCGCACAGATCGCCGAGAAGACCGGCGTTGAACGGCACGACATCGCCCTCACGCTGGGCAGCGGCTGGGCCCGAGCGGCCGAACTGATCGGCGAGACCGTCGCCACCATTGCGGCGACGGAGGTCGTCGGCTTCGGCAAGCCCGCGCTCGTCGGCCACGTGGGCACGCTGCGCTCCATCGCGCTGCCGAATGGCAAGCACGCCCTCGTGATTGGTGCCCGCACTCACTACTACGAGGGCCACGGAGTGCGCCGTGTCGTGCACAGCGTGCGCACCGCCGCCGCGACGGGCGCCCAAACCATGATTCTCACCAACGGCGCCGGTGGCATCAAGGAGCACTGGAAACCCGGCACCCCGGTGCTCATCAGCGACCACATCAACCTCACCGCCGACTCGCCGCTCGAGGGCGCGACCTTCATCGATCTCACCGACCTGTACTCCTCCCGTCTGCGCGAGATCGCCCGCGGCATCGACCCGAGCCTCGATGAGGGCGTCTACTGCCAGTTCCGCGGCCCGCACTACGAGACCCCGGCCGAGGTGCAGATGGCGAAGTCCATCGGCGGCCACATCGTCGGCATGTCTACCGCGCTCGAGGCCATCGCCGCCCGCCAGGCCGGCATGGAGGTGCTGGGCATGTCGCTCATCACCAATCTGGCCGCCGGCATTCAGAAGACCCCGCTCAGTCACGCGGAGGTCATCGAAGCGGGACGCACCGCCGAGCCCGTGATCAGTGCGCTGCTGGCGAAGATCGTGGAGGCACTCTGA
- a CDS encoding phospho-sugar mutase, with translation MTNDTNNTDNNIDQLLADAHAWLEQDPDDETRAELAVLIDAAESVDSDDASAAITELHARFDTRLAFGTAGLRGEIAAGPNRMNRVLVSQAAAGLAAYLLEQVAGTDAGAPDTHRDGADGAADTATDAGTPADGATAAPIASVVIGYDGRKNSAVFARDTAEIMAGAGLRAILLPRLLPTPVLAFAVRHLDVSAGVMVTASHNPPNDNGYKVYLGGADHGSQIVPPADGEIAAHILRVAEGSIAELPRSDAYETADEAVIDAYVAETAAIATRAAGDPAAAEENAPGRHRAEVAEPAAASELTVVYTAMHGVGWETAASVFEAAGFARPHVVAAQIDPDPTFHTVAFPNPEEPGAMDLAFETAREVGADLIIANDPDADRLAIAIPDPAAESGYRRLSGNEVGALLGWMVAKDAFHRGEHGTLAVSIVSSPALAGAATIYGHDFAETLTGFKWVSRAPHLIFGFEEALGYLVNPETVRDKDGISAAVLFLALATRLHNAGLTIEQRLGQFAEHFGYFASDQISVRVTDLSQIAQVMGNLRQSPPTHIGEIGVRHIDDLEQGFESLPPSDVLRFWLQDGSRVIVRPSGTEPKLKIYIDVSSTEGTFDERRDAAEGRLRELAEGIRAIIN, from the coding sequence ATGACGAACGACACGAACAACACCGACAACAACATTGACCAACTGCTGGCGGATGCTCACGCCTGGCTCGAACAGGATCCCGACGACGAGACCCGCGCCGAGCTGGCCGTGCTGATAGATGCGGCAGAAAGCGTTGATTCTGACGACGCGAGCGCGGCCATCACCGAACTGCACGCGCGTTTCGACACCCGTCTCGCCTTCGGTACGGCCGGATTGCGTGGCGAGATCGCCGCAGGACCCAACCGCATGAACCGCGTGCTCGTCTCGCAGGCGGCGGCCGGCCTCGCCGCATATCTGCTCGAGCAGGTGGCGGGCACGGATGCCGGTGCCCCGGACACGCACCGCGACGGCGCCGACGGCGCAGCCGACACCGCCACCGACGCAGGAACCCCGGCAGACGGTGCCACCGCGGCGCCCATCGCGTCCGTCGTCATCGGTTACGACGGACGCAAGAACTCCGCCGTTTTCGCCCGCGACACCGCCGAGATCATGGCGGGAGCCGGGCTGCGCGCCATTCTGCTGCCGCGCCTGCTGCCGACCCCTGTGCTCGCCTTCGCGGTGCGGCATCTCGATGTCAGTGCCGGCGTCATGGTGACGGCCAGCCACAACCCGCCGAACGACAACGGCTACAAGGTGTACCTCGGCGGCGCCGACCACGGCTCGCAGATCGTGCCCCCTGCCGACGGCGAGATAGCGGCGCACATTCTGCGCGTAGCCGAGGGCAGCATCGCCGAGTTGCCGCGATCGGATGCCTACGAGACCGCTGACGAGGCTGTGATCGACGCGTATGTGGCCGAGACCGCCGCGATAGCCACGAGGGCCGCCGGCGACCCGGCAGCGGCCGAGGAGAACGCGCCAGGCCGGCACCGCGCCGAGGTTGCCGAGCCGGCCGCGGCATCCGAACTCACTGTCGTGTACACGGCCATGCACGGCGTCGGCTGGGAGACCGCCGCCAGCGTGTTCGAGGCTGCCGGGTTCGCGCGCCCGCACGTGGTTGCCGCACAGATCGACCCCGACCCGACCTTCCACACCGTCGCGTTTCCGAATCCCGAGGAACCGGGCGCGATGGACCTGGCGTTCGAGACGGCGCGCGAGGTTGGTGCCGACCTCATCATCGCCAATGATCCGGATGCCGACCGGCTCGCGATAGCCATTCCCGACCCCGCGGCCGAGTCCGGCTACCGTCGCCTCAGTGGCAACGAGGTGGGTGCGCTGCTCGGCTGGATGGTCGCCAAGGATGCTTTCCACCGCGGCGAGCACGGCACACTCGCGGTTTCCATCGTCTCCTCGCCCGCTCTGGCTGGCGCTGCCACGATCTACGGTCATGACTTTGCGGAGACCCTCACCGGCTTCAAATGGGTCTCCCGCGCCCCGCACCTGATCTTCGGTTTCGAGGAGGCACTCGGCTACCTGGTGAATCCGGAGACGGTGCGTGACAAAGACGGCATCTCGGCGGCAGTACTGTTCCTGGCCCTCGCGACCCGTCTGCACAACGCGGGGCTCACCATCGAGCAACGGCTGGGCCAGTTCGCCGAACACTTCGGCTATTTCGCCTCCGACCAGATCTCGGTTCGGGTCACCGATCTCAGCCAGATCGCCCAAGTGATGGGCAATCTGCGCCAGTCGCCACCGACGCACATCGGCGAGATCGGCGTACGCCACATCGACGACCTCGAGCAGGGCTTCGAGTCGCTGCCGCCCAGCGACGTGCTGCGGTTCTGGCTGCAAGACGGTTCCCGCGTCATAGTGCGGCCCAGCGGCACCGAGCCGAAGCTGAAGATCTACATCGACGTCTCGAGCACGGAGGGCACGTTTGACGAGCGACGCGACGCGGCCGAGGGGCGCCTGCGCGAGCTGGCCGAAGGCATCCGCGCGATCATCAACTGA
- a CDS encoding PTS sugar transporter subunit IIB — MKIVAICGAGVGTSAILKLNAERALQRLDIEADVTASDVAGVAIAAASAQVILTSPELVEKIGATNADVVVIINYFDIDEIEAKLEIAVG, encoded by the coding sequence ATGAAGATTGTGGCGATCTGTGGGGCTGGCGTGGGAACATCCGCGATTCTGAAGTTGAATGCGGAGCGCGCACTGCAGCGGCTCGACATCGAGGCGGATGTGACGGCATCGGATGTCGCGGGCGTTGCCATCGCGGCGGCCAGTGCGCAGGTCATTCTGACCTCGCCAGAACTTGTCGAGAAGATCGGTGCCACGAACGCCGACGTCGTGGTGATCATCAACTACTTCGACATCGACGAGATCGAGGCGAAGCTGGAGATCGCGGTCGGCTGA
- a CDS encoding PTS sugar transporter subunit IIA, with amino-acid sequence MHLPPLPDTAVTLGATASDWRAAVALAGQALERSGATTPEYSNRMAEVIDEFGAYVVIAPGLALVHARPGPDVLADGLAVVTLANAVTFGHPHNDPVGVVIGLAVSDPDAHVTSVAGLANVFNDPAAIPALAAAQSVQEVQQIMAAGEAVAR; translated from the coding sequence ATGCACTTGCCGCCTCTGCCCGACACGGCCGTCACGCTCGGGGCAACCGCTTCCGATTGGCGCGCCGCCGTGGCCCTGGCCGGGCAGGCGCTTGAGCGTTCGGGTGCGACGACACCCGAATACAGCAACCGCATGGCCGAGGTCATTGACGAGTTCGGTGCCTATGTCGTCATCGCCCCGGGGCTCGCGCTCGTGCACGCGCGGCCCGGCCCCGATGTGCTCGCCGATGGTCTCGCGGTCGTGACGCTCGCGAATGCGGTGACCTTCGGGCATCCGCACAACGACCCGGTCGGCGTGGTGATAGGGCTCGCCGTCAGCGATCCGGATGCACACGTCACGAGCGTGGCCGGTCTGGCCAATGTATTCAACGACCCTGCCGCGATCCCGGCGCTTGCCGCCGCCCAGTCTGTGCAGGAAGTGCAGCAGATCATGGCGGCGGGGGAGGCGGTCGCACGATGA
- a CDS encoding adenosine deaminase — protein sequence MNTPHEEFLLADGGVDIRALPKVSLHDHLDGGLRPQTIIELADAIGLDVPETDAHELGAWFASQSNSGSLVEYLKTFDVTTAVMQTHEGLARVAREFVQDLGADGVICGEVRWAPEQHLGRGLTLDQVVEAVQEGIEEGIDDVRHTGRDIRVGQLVSAMRHTGDGLEIAKLAVRHRDRGVVGFDIAGPEAGFPAGNLRAAFDYLAANFFPATVHAGEADGLESIRGAILDGRALRLGHGVRLAEDLTIERQDDENTYVSLGELSQWVKDREIALETSPSSNLQTGAIAQWGTELVDHPFDLLYQLGFRVTVNTDNRLMSGTSLTKELALLAEAFDYDLTDLEVFQLNAAAAAFLPLEDREELAEDISAGFADV from the coding sequence ATGAACACCCCCCACGAGGAATTCCTGCTCGCCGACGGTGGCGTCGACATCCGTGCACTGCCGAAGGTGTCGCTGCATGACCATCTCGACGGCGGGTTGCGCCCGCAGACCATCATCGAACTGGCGGATGCCATAGGCCTCGACGTTCCCGAAACCGACGCCCACGAGTTGGGCGCCTGGTTCGCGAGCCAGTCAAATTCGGGCAGCCTGGTCGAGTACCTCAAGACGTTCGACGTGACCACCGCCGTCATGCAGACCCACGAGGGTTTGGCGCGCGTGGCGCGCGAGTTCGTGCAGGATCTCGGCGCCGACGGCGTGATCTGCGGTGAGGTGCGCTGGGCTCCCGAGCAGCACCTCGGTCGCGGTCTCACCCTCGATCAGGTGGTCGAGGCCGTGCAGGAAGGAATCGAGGAGGGCATCGACGATGTGCGGCACACGGGCCGTGACATTCGCGTCGGCCAGCTCGTCTCGGCCATGCGGCACACGGGAGACGGTCTCGAGATCGCCAAGCTGGCGGTGCGGCACCGCGATCGTGGCGTCGTCGGCTTCGATATCGCCGGCCCCGAGGCGGGTTTCCCGGCAGGCAATCTGCGCGCGGCATTCGACTACCTCGCAGCCAACTTCTTTCCGGCGACGGTGCACGCGGGCGAGGCGGACGGGCTGGAGAGCATCCGCGGGGCCATTCTCGACGGGCGTGCGCTGCGTCTCGGCCATGGCGTGCGACTGGCAGAAGACCTCACGATCGAGCGCCAGGACGACGAGAACACCTATGTTTCGCTCGGTGAACTCTCGCAGTGGGTGAAGGATCGTGAGATAGCGCTCGAGACGAGCCCGTCGTCCAATCTGCAGACGGGCGCCATCGCCCAGTGGGGCACCGAGCTCGTCGACCATCCCTTCGATCTGCTCTACCAGCTCGGCTTCCGGGTGACGGTCAACACCGACAACCGGCTCATGAGCGGCACCTCCCTCACGAAGGAACTCGCGCTCCTGGCTGAGGCCTTCGACTACGACCTCACCGATCTCGAGGTCTTCCAGTTGAACGCCGCGGCGGCCGCGTTCCTGCCACTGGAAGATCGCGAGGAATTGGCCGAGGACATCTCGGCGGGATTCGCCGACGTCTGA
- a CDS encoding thymidine phosphorylase: MTQPTPAIEAFDAVDLIHAKRDSGELSTEEINWLVDAYTRGYVGDEQMAAMTMAIFLNGMGRREIKDLTMAMIASGERMSFGALGKPTSDKHSTGGVGDKITLPLAPLVAVFGVAVPQLSGRGLGHTGGTLDKLESIPGWRAEISNEEMFAQLGDVGAVICAAGSGLAPADKKLYALRDITGTVEAIPLIASSIMSKKIAEGTGALVLDVKFGSGAFLKDIERSRELARTMVELGTDAGVATSALLTNMNVPLGRAIGNANEVRESVEVLAGGGPADVVELTIALAREMLALAGQPDADVEAALADGRAMDTWRAMISAQGGDPDGALPVARETHTVLADRDGVLVEQQALPFGIGAWRLGAGRARKQDPVQHAAGIDLHAKPGDTVRAGEPLFTLSADEPARFERALAALEGAWRIGSADEPVLDGGPLIADRITSA, from the coding sequence ATGACTCAGCCGACGCCCGCGATCGAGGCGTTCGACGCCGTCGACCTGATTCACGCCAAGCGTGACAGCGGCGAGCTCTCCACCGAGGAGATCAACTGGCTCGTCGACGCGTACACGCGCGGCTACGTCGGTGACGAGCAGATGGCCGCCATGACCATGGCGATATTCCTCAACGGCATGGGCCGTCGCGAGATCAAAGACCTCACGATGGCCATGATCGCCAGCGGTGAACGCATGAGCTTCGGCGCGCTCGGCAAGCCCACGAGCGACAAGCACTCCACCGGCGGGGTCGGCGACAAGATCACCCTGCCGCTGGCGCCGCTCGTTGCGGTATTCGGGGTTGCCGTGCCGCAACTCTCCGGGCGCGGCCTCGGCCACACCGGCGGCACCCTCGACAAGCTCGAGTCGATTCCCGGCTGGCGAGCCGAGATCAGCAACGAGGAGATGTTCGCCCAGCTCGGCGACGTCGGCGCCGTCATCTGCGCGGCCGGCAGCGGTCTCGCTCCCGCCGACAAGAAGCTCTATGCCCTGCGCGACATCACGGGAACCGTCGAGGCGATCCCGCTCATTGCCTCCTCGATCATGTCCAAGAAGATCGCCGAGGGCACCGGGGCTCTTGTGCTCGACGTGAAGTTCGGCTCGGGAGCCTTCCTCAAAGACATCGAGCGCTCGCGGGAGTTGGCACGCACGATGGTGGAGCTGGGCACGGATGCCGGTGTCGCGACATCCGCCCTGCTCACCAACATGAATGTGCCGTTGGGCCGTGCAATTGGCAACGCCAACGAGGTGCGTGAGTCTGTTGAGGTTCTCGCCGGGGGTGGACCCGCGGATGTCGTGGAGCTCACCATCGCGCTGGCTCGCGAGATGCTCGCCCTGGCCGGGCAGCCCGATGCGGATGTCGAGGCCGCGCTGGCCGACGGCCGTGCCATGGACACCTGGCGCGCCATGATCTCGGCGCAGGGCGGCGATCCCGACGGGGCGCTGCCGGTGGCCCGGGAGACGCACACGGTTCTCGCGGACCGCGACGGCGTGCTCGTCGAGCAGCAGGCGCTGCCGTTCGGGATCGGTGCGTGGAGGCTGGGCGCGGGTCGCGCCCGCAAGCAGGATCCGGTGCAGCACGCGGCGGGCATCGACCTGCACGCCAAACCGGGCGATACGGTGCGTGCCGGCGAGCCGCTGTTCACCCTGTCGGCGGATGAGCCGGCTCGCTTCGAGCGCGCGCTCGCGGCCCTCGAGGGCGCCTGGCGCATCGGTTCAGCCGACGAACCCGTGCTCGACGGCGGCCCCCTCATCGCCGACCGCATCACAAGCGCGTAG
- a CDS encoding cytidine deaminase produces the protein MSSFDSVPSNGDIDWGALRSAAAEAMSHAYVPYSTFPVGAAALVSDGRVISGCNVENASYGLTLCAECGLVSTLHATGGGHLVAFTCVDGNGNVLMPCGRCRQLLFEHALPGMLLETVSGIRTIDEVLPDAFGPRQLNEYGTERA, from the coding sequence ATGAGTTCATTCGACAGCGTTCCCTCCAACGGCGATATCGACTGGGGGGCGTTGCGCTCGGCCGCGGCCGAGGCCATGTCTCACGCCTACGTGCCGTACTCGACGTTTCCTGTCGGGGCGGCTGCGCTGGTCAGCGACGGTCGAGTGATCTCCGGATGCAACGTGGAGAATGCCAGCTACGGGCTCACCCTGTGTGCCGAGTGCGGCCTCGTCTCCACGCTGCATGCCACCGGCGGCGGTCACCTCGTGGCCTTCACCTGTGTGGATGGCAACGGCAACGTGCTGATGCCGTGCGGCCGCTGTCGGCAGTTGCTCTTCGAGCACGCGCTGCCGGGAATGCTGCTGGAAACGGTGTCGGGCATCCGCACCATCGACGAGGTGTTGCCGGATGCGTTCGGCCCTCGTCAACTCAACGAATACGGAACGGAACGCGCATGA
- a CDS encoding ABC transporter permease: protein MSTAASTSEQNAGPIALERTQIKSWKAPIALGVFAVIAVVLFIGIPREGQSSFRFTEPGDAIALPNLVVPTHATGVIVAILLVILAALSVWLIWKRGASSLWLVIVFAVVFMFGFLSWAAANHTVPFTGLLLGSVSLSVPLVFGALGGVISERAGVVNIAIEGQLLAGAFVSAVVASVTHNVFAGLVGAMVAGVLVSFVLGAFAIKYLVDQVIVGVVLNVLVTGLTSFLFSQVLSANTPLLNDPPRLSRLPIPLLSDIPVVGQVLFNQSLIVYLMYLAVFLVWFGLFRTRWGLRMRAVGEHPTAADTVGINVTGTRFWNVALAGAVAGLGGAYFTLVSAPAFGKEMTAGAGFIALAAVIFGRWHPVRATLAALLFGFASYLQTTLGVIGSPVPSEFMLMLPYVVTIFAVAGLVGLSRAPAADGKPYIKS from the coding sequence ATGAGCACAGCAGCATCCACCTCGGAGCAGAACGCCGGGCCGATCGCTCTCGAGAGAACCCAGATCAAGAGCTGGAAGGCTCCCATCGCGCTGGGGGTGTTCGCGGTCATCGCCGTGGTGCTCTTCATCGGCATCCCACGCGAGGGACAGAGCAGCTTTCGTTTCACCGAACCCGGTGACGCCATAGCGCTGCCCAACCTCGTCGTGCCGACGCACGCCACCGGCGTCATCGTCGCCATCCTGCTCGTGATTCTGGCGGCGCTCAGCGTCTGGCTGATCTGGAAGCGCGGCGCCTCGAGCCTCTGGCTCGTGATCGTGTTCGCCGTGGTGTTCATGTTCGGGTTCCTGAGTTGGGCTGCGGCCAACCACACCGTGCCATTCACCGGGTTGCTGCTGGGCAGTGTGAGCCTGTCGGTGCCACTCGTCTTCGGCGCGCTCGGCGGTGTCATCTCCGAACGGGCCGGTGTCGTCAACATTGCCATCGAGGGCCAGTTGCTCGCGGGGGCTTTTGTCTCGGCCGTTGTCGCATCCGTCACCCACAACGTGTTCGCCGGACTTGTCGGCGCCATGGTGGCGGGCGTGCTCGTCTCCTTCGTGCTGGGTGCGTTCGCCATCAAGTACCTCGTGGACCAGGTGATTGTCGGCGTCGTGTTGAACGTGCTCGTGACGGGACTCACCAGCTTCCTGTTCTCGCAGGTGCTGTCGGCGAATACGCCGCTGCTGAACGACCCGCCCCGACTCAGCCGGCTGCCGATCCCGCTGCTCAGCGACATTCCTGTTGTCGGGCAGGTGCTCTTCAACCAGTCATTGATCGTCTATCTCATGTACCTCGCCGTTTTCCTGGTGTGGTTCGGCCTGTTTCGCACCCGCTGGGGGCTGCGGATGCGAGCCGTTGGTGAGCATCCGACCGCGGCCGATACCGTCGGCATCAACGTGACCGGGACTCGATTCTGGAACGTGGCGCTTGCCGGCGCTGTCGCGGGTCTCGGCGGTGCGTACTTCACCCTGGTCTCGGCGCCGGCCTTCGGCAAGGAGATGACGGCGGGCGCGGGGTTCATCGCCCTGGCGGCCGTGATATTCGGTCGATGGCATCCGGTGAGGGCCACGCTCGCCGCGCTGTTGTTCGGCTTCGCCTCGTACCTGCAGACCACGCTCGGCGTCATCGGATCGCCCGTGCCGAGCGAGTTCATGCTGATGCTGCCCTACGTGGTCACGATCTTCGCCGTGGCCGGGCTCGTCGGCCTCTCCAGGGCGCCTGCCGCAGACGGAAAGCCGTACATCAAATCATGA
- a CDS encoding ABC transporter permease: MSQSETALKTGATPTPEAPSRWNTAMRDILGGSVIISILAVVIALVIGAILIAFTDPTVQKAAGYFTSRPSDTFQAIWNSVSSAYISLFQGSIYNFRRPGFAAGIRPLMETLTFATPLIAGGLGVGLAFRVGMFNIGGRGQILIAAGCAGWVGWSFSLPPVLHLVVAIAAGLIGGALWGGIAGLLKARTGAHEVIVTIMLNYVAFYLLSFFLRTPGLFQAPGSNNPKSPAMHSNAIMPSLFGSQYNLTWAFVIVIAATVFVWWLLNRSSLGFRFRAVGENPNAARVAGIDVKNVYFVAMLISGALLGFAGVNQALGTFPQGITADLDASIGFDAITVALLGRSRPWGTFVAGLLFGALKAGSFTMQAANNIPIDIVLVVQSLIVLFIAAPPLIRAIFRLPTPGAAPKRQRPIVTKEVVAK, from the coding sequence ATGAGCCAGAGCGAAACGGCGCTGAAGACCGGCGCCACACCCACCCCCGAAGCGCCGTCGCGCTGGAACACGGCAATGCGCGACATCCTTGGCGGCAGCGTGATCATCTCGATACTCGCCGTGGTCATCGCCCTGGTGATAGGCGCGATCCTCATTGCGTTCACCGACCCGACCGTGCAGAAGGCGGCAGGATACTTCACCTCACGGCCGTCTGACACCTTCCAGGCCATCTGGAACTCGGTCTCGAGCGCGTATATCTCGCTCTTCCAGGGCTCGATCTACAACTTCCGGCGTCCGGGATTCGCCGCGGGCATCCGGCCTCTCATGGAGACCCTCACCTTCGCGACGCCGCTCATCGCCGGCGGCCTCGGCGTGGGCCTCGCGTTCCGCGTGGGCATGTTCAACATCGGCGGTCGCGGCCAGATTCTCATCGCCGCCGGATGCGCGGGCTGGGTCGGCTGGTCATTCTCGCTTCCTCCGGTTCTGCACCTGGTGGTCGCGATAGCGGCCGGTCTCATCGGCGGCGCGCTCTGGGGCGGCATCGCCGGACTGCTCAAGGCGCGCACCGGAGCACACGAGGTCATCGTGACCATCATGCTCAACTACGTTGCCTTCTACCTGCTCTCGTTCTTTCTGCGCACCCCCGGCCTGTTTCAGGCGCCGGGTTCGAACAACCCCAAGTCGCCAGCCATGCACTCCAACGCGATCATGCCGTCGCTGTTCGGCAGTCAGTACAACCTCACCTGGGCGTTCGTCATAGTCATAGCTGCCACCGTGTTCGTCTGGTGGCTACTCAACCGTTCGTCGCTCGGCTTTCGTTTTCGCGCGGTCGGTGAGAACCCGAATGCGGCGCGAGTCGCGGGCATTGACGTCAAGAACGTGTATTTCGTGGCCATGCTGATCTCTGGTGCGCTTCTCGGTTTCGCCGGAGTGAACCAGGCCCTGGGCACGTTCCCGCAGGGCATCACCGCCGACCTGGATGCAAGCATTGGCTTCGATGCCATCACGGTAGCTCTGCTCGGGCGATCGCGCCCGTGGGGCACGTTCGTGGCCGGGTTGCTTTTCGGCGCCCTCAAGGCCGGAAGTTTCACGATGCAGGCGGCGAACAACATTCCGATCGACATCGTGCTCGTTGTGCAGTCACTGATTGTGCTGTTCATTGCCGCCCCACCACTCATCCGTGCGATCTTCAGGCTGCCCACGCCGGGAGCCGCACCGAAGAGACAACGACCCATCGTGACGAAGGAGGTGGTGGCCAAATGA